A window of Natronolimnobius sp. AArcel1 contains these coding sequences:
- the uxaC gene encoding glucuronate isomerase — MSFLDDDYLLETDAARELYAAIEDLPIIDPHTHADVAEIVDNDGWDDIWEVEAATDHYVWALMRNCGIDEDLITGDADNREKWNVLAEVFPQFAGNPTYEWVHLDLKRRFGIDEQISAETADEIWAETKSQLETDDMRPQQLLAEMDVEVVGSTDDPTDDLEYHERAAEELEGVDLVPTWRADRAVKIDQPEWTDFVAELEDATEISTDDFDGFLAALEASHDYFDARGCRACDLGLEQPVSRPVSDERAREVYQQALAGGSLSEREVGDFMAYITAFVGELNAEKSWVTQLHIGPVRNYRNSLFEQLGPAAGGDISTQDVDIVKPLEHFVNRFDDEMDIILYTIDPTHYPSMATMARVFPNVTIGPAWWFNDSPFGMEQQLEYVGTVELLSQHAGMVSDSRKLLSYGSRFEMFRRSLANVVGKQVERGQVPMDVAQDLVERLAYDRPNELYEL, encoded by the coding sequence GATCCCCACACCCACGCCGACGTTGCCGAAATCGTCGACAACGACGGCTGGGACGATATCTGGGAAGTCGAAGCCGCCACGGATCACTACGTCTGGGCGCTGATGCGAAACTGCGGCATCGACGAGGACCTGATCACCGGCGACGCCGACAACCGCGAGAAGTGGAACGTGCTCGCTGAAGTTTTCCCGCAGTTCGCTGGGAACCCGACGTATGAGTGGGTTCACCTTGACCTCAAACGTCGATTCGGCATCGACGAACAGATCTCCGCCGAGACGGCCGACGAGATCTGGGCGGAGACGAAATCCCAACTCGAGACCGACGACATGCGGCCCCAGCAACTCCTCGCGGAGATGGATGTCGAAGTCGTCGGCAGCACCGACGATCCGACGGACGACCTCGAATACCACGAGCGCGCCGCCGAAGAACTCGAGGGCGTCGACCTCGTCCCGACCTGGCGGGCCGACCGCGCCGTCAAAATCGACCAACCGGAGTGGACCGACTTCGTCGCCGAACTCGAGGACGCAACCGAGATCAGCACTGACGACTTCGACGGCTTTCTGGCTGCACTCGAGGCCTCTCACGACTATTTCGACGCCCGTGGCTGTCGGGCCTGCGATCTCGGCCTCGAACAGCCCGTTTCGCGACCCGTCAGCGACGAACGCGCACGCGAGGTGTACCAGCAGGCACTCGCCGGTGGCTCGCTTTCCGAGCGCGAAGTCGGTGACTTCATGGCCTACATTACGGCGTTCGTCGGCGAGTTAAACGCCGAGAAAAGCTGGGTCACCCAGTTGCACATCGGTCCCGTCCGCAACTACCGCAACTCGCTGTTCGAGCAGTTGGGCCCCGCGGCCGGCGGCGATATCTCCACGCAGGACGTCGATATCGTCAAGCCACTCGAGCACTTCGTCAATCGCTTCGACGACGAGATGGACATCATCCTCTACACAATCGATCCAACTCACTATCCGTCGATGGCGACGATGGCTCGCGTCTTCCCGAACGTAACCATCGGCCCCGCCTGGTGGTTCAACGACAGCCCGTTCGGCATGGAACAGCAACTCGAGTACGTCGGCACAGTTGAGTTGCTCTCCCAGCACGCCGGGATGGTCAGTGACTCGCGAAAACTGCTGTCGTATGGGTCGCGCTTCGAGATGTTCCGGCGCTCGCTTGCAAACGTCGTCGGGAAACAGGTCGAGCGCGGACAGGTGCCGATGGACGTGGCACAGGATCTGGTCGAACGACTGGCCTACGACCGGCCGAACGAACTGTACGAGCTCTAA
- a CDS encoding endo-1,4-beta-xylanase yields MTDDDSNQRSNSSGNQLTGDTIGRLERRDYLRSVGIAGLLGGLGVGAGVPGTVGAQQAGDWEDAAEDRIEEYRTGDLEVDVVNPDGSAVDGATVEIEQQDHEYDFGTMIHAEFLIDQAEWGEEMHTPEDQAEYEETVEDLFNMVVLENVHKWYLWEDNVDIADAAVDWAIDREMDVRGHVALWGNIDGYAVPPRVVEAMGDPWASEWDEAGDADPDPDYVVSEAMDHIEDIISHYGDDVSEWEVKNEVIHETAMIEAVEGEDADPVEAEILGDWYEYAEEVADEYGVDIAVNDFNVLVGPYQDTRDDYERQIDYLVNDRDIDLDGIGFQCHFASDETLEPDEVLDGLEQFEGYGAGFRATEFDTFQGNWSSPDEQGEYLYEFMKTWFSHPNTDAFLVWGHWDGVHWGPEYDGSDADAPLFDEDWNEKPGYDAYTDLVFDEWWTDESGASDDGVYETTAFLGEHEVTVSTDDDSTTETVSVTDADGTTTVEITVEGDGNGDDPGNGDNGDNGDDDDDDNDDGDYPEWDADEVYTDGDRVSWDGTNWEAQWHTQNQEPGADEWGPWDEV; encoded by the coding sequence ATGACCGATGATGATAGCAATCAGAGAAGCAACTCGAGCGGGAATCAACTCACAGGCGACACCATCGGACGACTCGAGCGGCGAGACTACCTGCGGTCGGTCGGTATCGCAGGATTGCTCGGCGGGTTAGGCGTCGGTGCCGGCGTCCCCGGAACAGTCGGCGCACAGCAAGCGGGCGACTGGGAGGACGCAGCTGAGGATCGGATTGAGGAGTACCGAACGGGCGATCTCGAGGTCGATGTCGTCAATCCGGATGGATCAGCAGTTGATGGAGCAACTGTCGAGATTGAACAACAAGACCACGAGTACGATTTCGGGACGATGATCCACGCGGAGTTCCTCATCGACCAGGCCGAGTGGGGCGAGGAGATGCACACACCCGAGGATCAAGCCGAGTACGAAGAGACCGTCGAGGACCTGTTCAACATGGTCGTCCTCGAGAACGTACATAAGTGGTATCTCTGGGAGGATAACGTCGATATCGCGGACGCAGCCGTCGACTGGGCCATCGATCGAGAGATGGACGTTCGCGGCCACGTCGCGTTGTGGGGCAACATCGACGGTTACGCCGTCCCGCCACGAGTCGTCGAGGCGATGGGCGATCCGTGGGCGAGCGAGTGGGACGAAGCGGGTGATGCCGATCCCGATCCGGACTACGTCGTCTCCGAAGCGATGGACCACATCGAGGACATCATCAGCCACTATGGCGACGACGTCAGCGAGTGGGAGGTCAAAAACGAAGTGATCCACGAAACAGCGATGATTGAGGCTGTCGAAGGCGAAGACGCAGATCCCGTCGAAGCCGAGATTCTGGGCGACTGGTATGAATACGCCGAAGAAGTCGCCGACGAGTACGGCGTTGACATTGCCGTCAACGACTTCAACGTTCTCGTCGGCCCGTATCAGGACACGCGCGATGACTACGAGCGCCAGATCGACTACCTCGTTAATGACCGGGACATCGATCTCGACGGGATCGGTTTCCAGTGTCACTTCGCCAGTGACGAAACACTCGAGCCAGACGAGGTTCTGGACGGCCTCGAGCAGTTCGAAGGCTACGGCGCGGGTTTTCGCGCAACCGAGTTCGATACGTTCCAGGGCAACTGGTCCTCACCTGATGAGCAGGGCGAGTACCTCTATGAGTTCATGAAGACGTGGTTCAGCCACCCCAACACCGACGCATTCCTCGTCTGGGGTCACTGGGATGGCGTTCACTGGGGTCCTGAGTACGACGGCTCGGATGCAGATGCACCACTGTTCGACGAGGACTGGAACGAAAAGCCCGGCTACGACGCCTACACAGACCTTGTCTTCGACGAATGGTGGACCGACGAGTCCGGGGCGAGCGACGACGGCGTCTACGAAACGACGGCGTTCCTTGGCGAGCACGAAGTCACCGTCTCGACCGACGACGATTCGACGACGGAGACGGTGTCAGTGACTGACGCCGACGGAACGACGACGGTCGAAATCACCGTCGAAGGCGATGGGAACGGCGATGATCCTGGGAACGGTGATAATGGCGACAACGGCGATGACGACGATGACGACAACGACGATGGAGACTACCCCGAGTGGGACGCAGACGAGGTCTACACAGACGGCGACCGAGTAAGTTGGGACGGCACCAATTGGGAAGCCCAGTGGCACACGCAAAATCAGGAACCGGGCGCAGACGAGTGGGGCCCCTGGGACGAAGTGTAG